In Tepidimonas taiwanensis, the following are encoded in one genomic region:
- the argJ gene encoding bifunctional glutamate N-acetyltransferase/amino-acid acetyltransferase ArgJ produces MAVNWTAPEPHTLLPVPGVRLGVAEAGIRKAARKDLTVIALDPGAAVGGVFTRNRYCAAPVQVCREHLAADMGIRALVINTGCANAGTGEQGLIDARTVCVALAQKLGVSPQEILPFSTGVIMEPLPVQRVIDGLPAAIADLGEDGAYWLRAAEGIMTTDTVPKAASSRATVDGVPVTVTGIAKGAGMIRPNMATMLGFVATDAAVDPALMPTLVRRVADASFNRITVDGDTSTNDSFIVIATGRAGHPPVTSLDGPAGEALLAALTEVARTLAHAIVRDGEGATKFITVRVEGGRDADECLKVAYAIAHSPLVKTAFFASDPNLGRILAAVGYAGIDDLDQGRIELYLDDVHVVTRGGRHPAYREEDGARVMKQSEITIRVDLGRGTASETVWTCDLSHDYVSINADYRS; encoded by the coding sequence ATGGCCGTCAACTGGACCGCGCCCGAACCCCACACCTTGTTGCCCGTGCCGGGCGTGCGCCTGGGCGTCGCCGAAGCGGGCATCCGCAAGGCCGCCCGCAAAGACCTGACCGTCATCGCACTCGACCCCGGGGCGGCGGTGGGCGGGGTCTTTACGCGCAACCGCTACTGCGCCGCGCCGGTGCAGGTGTGCCGCGAGCACCTGGCGGCGGATATGGGCATCCGCGCGCTCGTCATCAACACCGGCTGCGCCAACGCCGGTACGGGGGAGCAGGGTCTCATCGATGCCCGCACCGTGTGCGTGGCGCTGGCGCAAAAGCTCGGCGTATCGCCGCAGGAGATCCTGCCGTTTTCGACCGGGGTGATCATGGAGCCGCTGCCGGTGCAGCGCGTGATCGACGGGCTGCCGGCGGCGATTGCCGACCTGGGTGAGGACGGCGCGTACTGGTTGCGCGCGGCCGAGGGAATCATGACCACCGACACCGTGCCCAAGGCCGCCAGCAGCCGCGCCACCGTCGATGGCGTGCCGGTGACGGTCACCGGCATCGCCAAGGGGGCGGGCATGATCCGCCCCAACATGGCGACGATGCTGGGCTTCGTCGCCACGGACGCCGCGGTGGACCCGGCGCTGATGCCGACGCTCGTGCGCCGCGTGGCCGACGCGTCGTTCAACCGCATCACGGTCGATGGCGACACGTCCACCAACGACTCGTTCATCGTCATCGCCACGGGCCGTGCGGGGCACCCGCCGGTGACGTCGCTCGACGGCCCTGCGGGGGAGGCGCTGCTGGCGGCGCTGACCGAGGTGGCGCGGACGCTGGCGCACGCGATCGTGCGCGACGGCGAGGGGGCCACGAAGTTCATCACCGTGCGCGTCGAGGGTGGCCGCGACGCCGACGAGTGCCTGAAGGTGGCGTATGCGATCGCGCACTCGCCGCTGGTCAAGACGGCGTTCTTCGCCAGCGACCCGAATCTCGGGCGGATTTTGGCCGCGGTGGGCTACGCCGGCATCGACGACCTGGACCAAGGCCGTATCGAGCTGTACCTGGACGACGTGCACGTGGTCACGCGCGGCGGACGCCACCCGGCCTACCGCGAGGAGGACGGTGCGCGCGTGATGAAGCAAAGCGAGATCACCATTCGGGTGGATCTGGGGCGCGGGACCGCCAGCGAAACCGTGTGGACCTGCGACCTCAGCCACGACTACGTCAGCATCAACGCCGACTACCGCAGCTGA
- a CDS encoding NUDIX domain-containing protein, with the protein MRSPTEVLTVDPASDVLIVHPEQPRVGDRRLIDVAVGIVWDGQGRFLLTTRPPGKAYAGYWEFPGGKLEAGETVAQALTRELHEEIGIDVHAVQPWREWVVDYPHARVRLHVGCVWDWSGALHMREGQQSAWQHLPVNVSPVLPGTVPILEALGHARDMRAFPMTRPPTQG; encoded by the coding sequence ATGCGGTCCCCAACCGAGGTGCTCACCGTGGACCCCGCATCCGATGTGCTGATCGTGCACCCGGAGCAGCCGCGCGTGGGCGATCGGCGCTTGATCGACGTCGCAGTCGGCATCGTGTGGGACGGGCAGGGGCGGTTCCTGCTGACCACCCGTCCGCCGGGCAAGGCGTACGCGGGGTACTGGGAGTTTCCGGGCGGCAAGCTGGAGGCAGGCGAGACGGTGGCGCAGGCCCTGACGCGCGAGCTGCACGAGGAAATCGGCATCGACGTGCACGCGGTGCAACCGTGGCGCGAATGGGTGGTGGACTATCCGCACGCCCGGGTGCGGCTGCACGTGGGCTGTGTGTGGGACTGGTCCGGCGCGCTGCACATGCGCGAGGGGCAGCAGTCCGCCTGGCAGCACCTGCCGGTGAACGTATCGCCGGTGTTGCCGGGCACGGTGCCGATCCTCGAAGCCCTGGGGCACGCGCGGGACATGCGGGCATTCCCGATGACACGTCCCCCCACCCAGGGGTAA
- the secA gene encoding preprotein translocase subunit SecA — MAIPLLTKLFGSRNDRLLKGYRKIVERINALEAGLQVLSDEQLQAKTAEFKQRLANGETLDALLPEAFAVVREASRRVMKMRHFDVQLMGGIALHQGKIAEMRTGEGKTLTATLPVYLNALTGKGVHVVTVNDYLASRDAEWMGRLYNWLGLSVGVNLPMMSREQKQAAYAADITYGTNNEYGFDYLRDNMVYEPRDRVQRGLHYAIVDEVDSILIDEARTPLIISGQAEDHTELYRKIRTLVPLLTRQEGEADPRTGEGVIKPGDFTVDEKSHQIHLTEQGHERAEELLARAGLLPEGASLYDPANITLLHHLVTALKAEHLYHRDQHYVVQNGEVVIVDEFTGRLMAGRRWSDGLHQAVEAKEGVAIQPENQTLASITFQNYFRLYEKLAGMTGTADTEAYEFQEIYGLETVVIPPNKPSQRRDEQDRVYKTTAEKYRAVIADIRECHERGQPVLVGTSSIENSEIVSQLLQREGLPHEVLNAKQHAREAEIIAQAGRPGAITIATNMAGRGTDIVLGGNLEKMIAAVEADAALDDAAKQQRIEQLRAQWQADHEKVKALGGLRIIGTERHESRRIDNQLRGRAGRQGDPGSSRFYLSLDDPLMRIFAGDRVRAIMDRLKMPEGEAIEAGIVTRSIESAQRKVEARNFDIRKQLLEYDDVANDQRKVIYQQRNDILDAEDLSAQVASLREGCLTDLVRRYVPAGSVEEQWDLPGLQKVLAEEYGLALDLVGELERAEAMDDEDIVRRVVEAAHAAYEAKVAQAGRAAFTPFERVVLLQTLDQHWRDHLSALDYLRQGIHLRGYAQKQPKQEYKREAFQLFAQMLDAVRDEVTRILMNVRVQSPEQVSDAAQQMEHDAERLRNVTYTAPTETGEAETTADQGLLSQPAAPAVPRVGRNDPCPCGSGKKYKHCHGKLT; from the coding sequence ATGGCCATTCCTCTGTTGACCAAACTGTTTGGCAGCCGCAACGACCGGCTGCTCAAGGGTTACCGCAAGATCGTCGAGCGCATCAACGCGCTGGAGGCGGGGCTGCAGGTGCTCAGCGATGAGCAGCTGCAGGCCAAGACGGCCGAGTTCAAGCAGCGGCTGGCCAATGGCGAGACGCTCGACGCGCTGCTGCCCGAGGCCTTTGCCGTCGTACGCGAGGCGAGCCGGCGCGTGATGAAGATGCGCCACTTCGACGTGCAGCTGATGGGCGGCATCGCGCTGCACCAGGGCAAGATCGCCGAGATGCGCACGGGCGAGGGCAAGACGCTGACCGCGACGCTGCCGGTGTACCTCAACGCCCTCACGGGCAAGGGTGTGCACGTGGTGACCGTCAACGACTACCTCGCCAGCCGCGACGCCGAGTGGATGGGGCGGCTGTACAACTGGCTGGGCTTGAGCGTCGGCGTGAACCTGCCGATGATGTCGCGCGAGCAAAAGCAAGCTGCCTACGCCGCCGACATTACCTACGGCACGAACAACGAGTACGGTTTCGACTACCTGCGCGACAACATGGTGTACGAGCCGCGCGACCGCGTGCAGCGCGGCCTGCACTACGCGATCGTGGACGAGGTGGACTCGATCCTGATCGACGAGGCGCGCACGCCGCTCATCATCAGCGGGCAGGCGGAGGACCACACGGAGCTGTACCGCAAGATCCGCACGCTCGTGCCGCTGCTGACGCGCCAGGAGGGCGAGGCCGATCCTCGCACCGGCGAGGGCGTGATCAAGCCCGGCGACTTCACCGTTGACGAAAAGTCGCACCAGATCCACCTGACCGAGCAGGGGCACGAGCGCGCCGAGGAGCTGCTGGCCCGCGCCGGGTTGCTGCCGGAGGGGGCGTCGCTGTACGACCCGGCCAACATCACGCTGCTGCACCACCTGGTGACGGCGCTCAAGGCCGAGCACCTGTACCACCGTGACCAGCACTACGTGGTGCAAAACGGCGAGGTCGTGATCGTCGACGAGTTCACCGGCCGCCTGATGGCGGGGCGGCGCTGGAGCGACGGGCTGCACCAGGCGGTGGAGGCGAAGGAAGGCGTGGCGATCCAGCCGGAGAACCAGACGCTGGCCTCGATCACGTTCCAGAACTACTTCCGCCTCTATGAAAAGCTGGCCGGCATGACCGGCACCGCCGACACCGAGGCGTACGAGTTCCAGGAGATCTACGGGCTGGAGACGGTGGTCATTCCGCCCAACAAGCCCAGCCAGCGCCGCGACGAGCAGGACCGCGTCTACAAGACGACGGCGGAGAAATACCGCGCGGTGATTGCCGACATCCGCGAGTGCCACGAGCGGGGCCAGCCGGTGCTGGTCGGGACGTCGTCGATCGAAAACTCCGAAATCGTCTCGCAGCTGCTGCAGCGCGAAGGGCTGCCGCACGAGGTGCTCAACGCCAAGCAGCACGCGCGCGAGGCCGAGATCATCGCCCAGGCCGGGCGTCCCGGGGCCATCACCATCGCGACCAACATGGCCGGGCGCGGCACCGACATCGTGCTCGGGGGCAACCTGGAGAAGATGATCGCCGCGGTCGAGGCCGACGCCGCGCTGGACGACGCGGCCAAGCAGCAGCGCATCGAGCAGCTGCGCGCGCAATGGCAGGCCGACCACGAGAAGGTGAAGGCCCTGGGCGGCCTGCGCATCATCGGCACCGAGCGGCATGAGAGCCGCCGCATCGACAACCAGCTGCGCGGCCGCGCCGGTCGCCAGGGCGACCCGGGTTCGTCGCGCTTTTACCTGTCGCTGGACGACCCGCTGATGCGCATCTTTGCGGGCGATCGCGTGCGCGCGATCATGGACCGGCTCAAGATGCCCGAGGGCGAGGCGATCGAGGCCGGCATCGTCACCCGCTCCATCGAAAGCGCGCAGCGCAAGGTCGAGGCGCGCAACTTCGACATCCGCAAGCAGCTGCTCGAGTATGACGACGTCGCCAACGACCAGCGCAAGGTCATCTACCAGCAGCGCAACGACATCCTGGACGCCGAGGACCTGTCGGCGCAGGTCGCGTCGCTGCGCGAGGGGTGCCTGACGGACCTCGTGCGCCGGTACGTACCCGCGGGCAGCGTCGAGGAACAGTGGGACCTGCCGGGCCTGCAGAAGGTACTGGCGGAGGAATATGGCCTTGCGCTCGACCTCGTCGGCGAACTGGAGCGCGCCGAGGCGATGGACGACGAGGACATCGTGCGCCGCGTGGTCGAGGCCGCGCACGCCGCGTATGAAGCCAAGGTGGCGCAGGCCGGGCGTGCGGCGTTCACGCCCTTCGAGCGCGTGGTGCTGCTGCAGACGCTGGACCAGCACTGGCGCGACCACCTGAGCGCGCTGGACTACCTGCGCCAGGGCATCCACCTGCGCGGCTACGCGCAAAAGCAGCCCAAGCAGGAGTACAAGCGCGAGGCGTTCCAGCTCTTTGCGCAGATGCTCGACGCCGTGCGCGACGAGGTCACGCGCATCCTGATGAACGTGCGCGTGCAGTCGCCCGAGCAGGTGAGCGACGCGGCGCAGCAGATGGAGCACGACGCCGAACGGCTGCGCAACGTGACCTACACCGCGCCGACCGAGACCGGCGAGGCCGAAACCACCGCCGACCAGGGGCTGCTGAGCCAGCCCGCGGCGCCGGCCGTGCCGCGCGTCGGGCGCAACGACCCCTGTCCCTGCGGCAGCGGCAAGAAATACAAGCACTGCCACGGCAAGCTGACCTGA
- a CDS encoding type II toxin-antitoxin system VapC family toxin, producing the protein MSYLIDTNVLSELRRRSPDPGVAAWFAQRPATTLYVSVLTLGEIRKGIEGVTDDRRRQALLDWLETDLPAFFTGRVLPIDRAVADRWGRLVAAAGRPLPAIESLLAATALTHDLVLVTRNSKDFAGLPVVTLNPWST; encoded by the coding sequence TTGAGCTACCTCATCGATACCAACGTCCTGTCCGAACTGCGGCGCAGGTCTCCGGACCCCGGTGTGGCCGCGTGGTTTGCGCAGCGGCCCGCCACGACGCTGTACGTATCGGTCCTGACCCTCGGCGAGATTCGCAAGGGCATCGAGGGGGTGACGGACGACCGCCGGCGACAGGCCCTGCTCGATTGGCTGGAAACGGATTTGCCGGCTTTTTTCACCGGGCGCGTGCTGCCGATCGACCGCGCCGTCGCCGATCGTTGGGGCCGGCTGGTGGCCGCGGCAGGCCGCCCACTGCCCGCGATCGAAAGCCTGCTGGCCGCCACGGCGCTGACCCACGACCTGGTGCTGGTCACACGCAACAGCAAGGATTTCGCCGGTCTGCCCGTCGTGACCCTCAATCCCTGGTCCACCTGA
- a CDS encoding DciA family protein → MTVWTLQQAVRANPVLADVAERAWASRRLLQRVQVHLPPMLRPQVTAGPLEAQTWCLLAANPSVAAKVRQLAPVLLAAARATGADVQTLQVRVMGRETREGRGSAPR, encoded by the coding sequence ATGACCGTTTGGACGTTGCAACAGGCCGTGCGCGCCAATCCCGTGCTCGCCGACGTGGCCGAGCGCGCGTGGGCGTCGCGCCGGCTGCTGCAGCGCGTACAGGTGCACCTGCCGCCGATGTTGCGGCCACAGGTGACGGCCGGGCCGCTGGAGGCGCAGACGTGGTGCCTGCTCGCGGCCAATCCGTCGGTCGCGGCCAAGGTGCGGCAGCTCGCGCCGGTATTGCTGGCGGCCGCGCGTGCCACCGGTGCCGACGTGCAGACGCTGCAGGTTCGGGTGATGGGCCGCGAGACCCGGGAAGGCCGCGGGAGCGCGCCGCGCTAG
- a CDS encoding type II toxin-antitoxin system Phd/YefM family antitoxin: MQTWQMQQAKARLSELVKCAREQPQAITVHGEPVAIVVSRETFERLAQASESLLDFMRRSPLYGEEDIAFARDPSRTREVVL; the protein is encoded by the coding sequence ATGCAGACATGGCAAATGCAACAAGCCAAAGCCCGGTTGTCCGAGCTGGTCAAGTGCGCCCGCGAACAGCCCCAGGCGATCACGGTCCACGGTGAACCGGTGGCCATCGTCGTCTCGCGCGAGACGTTCGAACGTCTGGCCCAGGCGAGCGAGTCGCTGCTGGACTTCATGCGGCGCTCGCCGCTCTACGGCGAGGAGGACATCGCTTTCGCGCGTGATCCGAGCCGCACGCGCGAGGTGGTGCTTTGA
- a CDS encoding DNA gyrase inhibitor YacG, translating into MNETPTPRTVRCPTCGGPARYAPDNRWRPFCSERCRQIDLGGWASERFRVPDPTPPDADAAGNPPALH; encoded by the coding sequence ATGAACGAAACGCCGACGCCCCGCACCGTGCGCTGCCCGACATGTGGCGGGCCGGCGCGCTACGCGCCGGACAACCGCTGGCGGCCGTTTTGCAGCGAGCGCTGCCGTCAGATCGACCTGGGCGGCTGGGCGAGCGAGCGATTTCGCGTCCCCGACCCGACTCCGCCGGACGCCGACGCTGCCGGCAATCCGCCGGCGCTGCACTAA
- a CDS encoding CBS domain-containing protein has product MQGLVTFRFPPGTCIVQAQPPERPAVTLLSPGVSVMTDLTEVRAATTSPRETLRAARETMIHQGVRLLFVVETMPCVEGVVTAADLEGERPMQALQRRGVTYDELTVADVMTPLSEFDAIDYAELRRSNVGDVIQTLKRVGRRHLLVAEAATAAAGPRIRGIISHTQIERQLGQPIDVLDVAATFSEIRASLAA; this is encoded by the coding sequence ATGCAAGGATTGGTGACGTTCCGCTTTCCCCCGGGCACCTGCATCGTGCAGGCCCAGCCACCCGAGCGCCCGGCGGTGACGCTACTGTCGCCGGGCGTGTCCGTGATGACCGACCTGACCGAGGTGCGCGCTGCCACCACGAGCCCGCGTGAGACGCTGCGCGCCGCGCGCGAAACGATGATCCACCAGGGGGTGCGGCTGCTGTTCGTGGTCGAGACGATGCCGTGCGTCGAGGGGGTGGTCACCGCTGCCGACCTGGAGGGCGAGCGGCCGATGCAGGCGCTGCAGCGCCGCGGCGTCACCTACGACGAGCTGACGGTGGCCGACGTGATGACGCCGCTCAGCGAGTTCGATGCGATCGACTACGCCGAGCTGCGCCGCAGCAACGTCGGCGACGTGATCCAGACCCTCAAGCGCGTGGGGCGGCGCCACCTGCTGGTCGCCGAGGCCGCCACGGCCGCGGCCGGCCCGCGCATCCGCGGCATCATCTCGCACACGCAGATCGAGCGCCAGCTGGGGCAGCCGATCGACGTGCTCGACGTCGCGGCGACGTTCTCCGAGATCCGGGCGTCGCTCGCGGCTTAG
- a CDS encoding PQQ-dependent sugar dehydrogenase yields MPVKRRRPRPALVRWVRATLAAGLISLASGAAFGATDGLRVEVVATGLVHPWAVAFLPDGRFLVTERPGRLRVIGADGRVGPLVAAVPRVDAVGQGGLLDLVLDSDFARNRTLYFCYAEPDPQGQGNSTALARAVLSADASRLQEVRVIFRQQPRTASRLHFGCRIVEAPDGTLFLTLGERYQRMADAQTLDNHHGKVVRVTKEGAVPPDNPLVGRAGALPEIWSWGHRNPQGAAWGPDGRLWIHEHGPQGGDELNRPERGGNHGWPVVTFGEQYGGGPIGEGTHKPGMVSPLYHWTPSIAPSGMAFLTSDRYGAAWRGNLFIGALRGQHLVRLELDGTRVVREHRLLTGGRERIRDVRQGPDGWLYVLTDAPDGRLLRLLPAR; encoded by the coding sequence ATGCCAGTCAAACGACGTCGACCGCGTCCCGCGTTGGTGAGATGGGTCCGTGCAACATTGGCGGCCGGGCTGATCTCTTTGGCGAGCGGGGCCGCGTTCGGTGCCACGGACGGGCTGCGCGTCGAGGTCGTTGCCACGGGGCTCGTTCACCCGTGGGCGGTGGCGTTCCTGCCGGACGGGCGTTTTCTGGTCACCGAGCGGCCCGGGCGGCTGCGGGTGATCGGCGCGGACGGGCGCGTCGGCCCCCTGGTGGCCGCGGTGCCGCGCGTCGATGCGGTGGGGCAGGGCGGACTGCTGGACCTGGTGCTCGACAGCGACTTTGCGCGCAACCGCACGCTGTATTTTTGTTATGCCGAGCCGGACCCGCAGGGGCAGGGCAATTCGACCGCGCTGGCGCGGGCGGTGTTGTCGGCGGACGCCAGCCGGCTGCAGGAGGTGCGGGTGATTTTTCGCCAGCAGCCGCGCACCGCGAGCCGCCTGCATTTCGGCTGCCGTATCGTCGAGGCGCCGGACGGCACGCTGTTCCTGACGCTGGGGGAGCGCTACCAGCGCATGGCCGACGCTCAGACGCTGGACAATCACCACGGCAAGGTGGTGCGCGTGACCAAAGAGGGCGCGGTGCCGCCGGACAACCCGCTCGTGGGGCGCGCCGGCGCGCTGCCCGAAATCTGGAGCTGGGGGCATCGCAATCCGCAAGGTGCGGCGTGGGGGCCGGACGGGCGGTTGTGGATCCACGAGCACGGCCCGCAGGGCGGCGACGAGCTCAACCGGCCCGAGCGTGGGGGCAACCACGGCTGGCCGGTGGTGACGTTCGGCGAGCAGTATGGGGGCGGGCCGATCGGTGAGGGCACGCACAAGCCCGGCATGGTGTCGCCGCTGTACCACTGGACGCCGTCGATCGCGCCGTCGGGTATGGCGTTCCTCACGAGCGACCGCTACGGCGCGGCGTGGCGCGGCAACCTGTTCATCGGCGCGCTGCGCGGGCAGCACCTGGTGCGGCTGGAGCTGGACGGCACGCGGGTCGTGCGGGAACACCGGCTGCTCACCGGGGGGCGCGAGCGCATCCGCGACGTGCGCCAGGGGCCGGACGGCTGGCTGTACGTACTGACCGACGCGCCGGATGGTCGGTTGCTGCGGTTGCTGCCGGCGCGCTGA
- a CDS encoding ATP-binding protein has translation MNERFERLLARADALIARIEAILPQPLGAPDWGASVAFRYRKRGAHGVLEPVRHVATIRLDDLREIDEQKAKVQRNTERFVAGLPANNVLLTGARGTGKSSLIKACLNAYADRGLRLIEVDKADLTDLPDIVDVVAGRPERFIVFCDDLSFEEGESGYKALKSILDGSVAAASPNVLIYATSNRRHLLPEYLRENLTYTHTDDGEVHPGEAVEEKISLSERFGLWVSFYPFSQDEYLAVVAQWLRHYGLDEAAIEAARPQALVWALERGSRSGRVAYQFARDYVGQRDRQAAPPA, from the coding sequence ATGAACGAACGGTTCGAACGACTGCTCGCGCGGGCGGACGCGCTGATCGCCCGCATCGAGGCCATCCTGCCGCAGCCGCTCGGCGCGCCGGACTGGGGAGCGTCCGTGGCCTTCCGCTACCGCAAGCGCGGCGCGCACGGGGTGCTGGAGCCGGTGCGGCACGTCGCAACCATCCGGCTCGACGACCTGCGCGAGATCGACGAGCAAAAAGCCAAGGTGCAGCGCAACACCGAGCGCTTCGTCGCGGGGCTGCCGGCCAACAACGTGCTGCTCACCGGCGCCCGCGGCACCGGCAAGAGCTCGCTGATCAAGGCCTGCCTCAACGCCTACGCGGACCGGGGGCTGCGCCTGATCGAGGTGGACAAGGCCGACCTGACCGACCTGCCGGACATCGTGGACGTGGTCGCGGGGCGGCCGGAGCGCTTCATCGTTTTTTGCGACGACCTCAGCTTCGAGGAGGGCGAGTCCGGCTACAAAGCGCTCAAGTCGATCCTCGACGGGTCGGTGGCGGCGGCCAGCCCCAATGTGCTGATCTACGCCACCAGCAACCGGCGCCACTTGCTGCCGGAGTACCTGCGCGAAAACCTCACCTACACCCACACCGACGACGGCGAGGTGCACCCCGGCGAGGCGGTGGAGGAAAAAATTTCGCTTTCCGAGCGCTTCGGGCTGTGGGTGAGCTTTTACCCGTTCAGCCAGGACGAGTACCTGGCCGTGGTGGCGCAGTGGCTGCGCCACTATGGGTTGGACGAGGCGGCGATCGAGGCGGCGCGGCCGCAGGCGCTGGTGTGGGCGCTGGAGCGTGGCTCGCGCAGCGGCCGCGTGGCGTATCAGTTTGCCCGCGATTATGTCGGGCAGCGCGATCGGCAGGCGGCGCCCCCTGCATGA